One genomic window of Salvia miltiorrhiza cultivar Shanhuang (shh) chromosome 4, IMPLAD_Smil_shh, whole genome shotgun sequence includes the following:
- the LOC131022457 gene encoding uncharacterized protein LOC131022457, with the protein MSFHSCLSEGRVPYPTLGRRSFIYFSDAACRRTPPFSLDFSFRRLVHLFSGEPLSHLLPHAPLISRSDRHQRRANTTTTDSCATQPPPPLLLRRECRLPPFPHLPISTSYAHKLNSKHTPTPSYSLISVHAIFYNYTGDLPKALLHFLECGIWYKSHSVFLTSAAPSLFCQNSC; encoded by the exons ATGTCATTTCACTCTTGTTTATCCGAAGGTAGAGTCCCTTATCCTACCCTAGGACGCCGTTCCTTCATCTATTTTTCAGACGCCGCTTGCCGGCGGACGCCTCCCTTCTCTCTCGACTTCTCTTTTCGTCGCCTCGTCCATTTGTTTTCCGGTGAGCCACTGTCACATCTCCTGCCCCACGCACCCCTCATCTCTCGGTCGGACAGACATCAACGGAGAGCCAACACCACCACGACGGACAGCTGCGCCActcagccgccgccgcccctgctTCTCCGTCGAGAATGCCGCCTGCCACCATTCCCCCATCTTCCCATCTCAACATCATATGCTCATAAACTAAACTCAAAACATACACCCACCCCATCATATTCTCTCATTTctgtacac GCAATATTTTACAATTATACTGGGGATCTTCCAAAAGCTCTACTTCACTTTCTTGAATGTGGAATCTGGTATAAATCACACTCTGTTTTCTTAACTTCAGCTGCACCTTCTCTATTTTGTCAG AATAGCTGCTGA